tagattattaatttatttctttaaaatttaaatatcacaaaaattttacaaaaaaaaaaaaataatttaaatgaaataaaaatacagttttactaaaataaattatttttttcagaaataattatttttaacccaaatttatgaatttctttattttatgcatttttttagcaaaaattaataataatatttatacttcactataattcacgaaatcaatacaaaacttatatttcatatatatatatgtacagaaaaattttcgtttaaaaatattaatttttactattttaattaaaattatttcagattatgcggtttgttttttttagaaaaacaattaataataatatttatactcaacaatatttcacgaaattaatacacagtCTATAtctcatatttatatatgtacagaaaaaatttcgtttaaaaatattaatatttactattttaatttaaattatttcagattttgcggtttttggcaatttcaaagaataaatcatataaattaaattacaacgaattaattcaccaaaatttccagaaaatgaaatttaaatataataaacacatataaaaatttatgggcataatttcatgtaaataaatatatgtaagaattaaTACCTTTActaatatcactattaattaattccctttgttgtagaatttttagccacaaaattagcttcctccccttgaatttctataattaacactaaatactattattagaaaatttttgagaatttttaggaatttttctagggtttttttggaatttttaggaattagaTTATCTTtgtgaaattattttatttttttttttttctgatttccttcttctgttttttttttttttttttccacggCATGTTGGTCTTAAATAGGCCATGATTAGCAAAAATTATCTATTATCTAATTTTACTTCATGGGCaagaaataacaacaaaaatccAAGATATTTATTCTTGGTTTATGTAAGGGATAAgactaaattaaatattttgtcaCCTAGCCTTAGTCTTGCCGCCCACTATTTtagatttttacatttttttttttttttttttatattatatatatttttatttttaataaattaatataggaaataaaaagattaagttattgtaggtaatttagctagacttaatatttaggtaatttattttaagagaaataaattatacataaaagaaaatcgagagcttaaaaacgattggaataaaaattcgaaacggcattaaaaagaaaataataaaacgaaatgattattgaatttgtcaaaatatttaagattaagaaaaacggtctgttacaaTACATAAATCCTAAAATGTAAATCTTCAATTAGCATACCTTAATtcaagggaagaagaagattcAAATCAAGATCTGAGTctgtaaatcaaaatcaacaaagaaaacgaaaatgaaaatctGACTCTCAGTTTTGAAGATACTAAAtcgaaaacgaaaatgaaaaactaagaaagcaatcaaaacaaatctgaaTTTGTAAAAGGTACACATAAGAAATCGAAAACAAGTGAAGATTTTTGGCAGACTAAGAAATCAAGAGAAGAGGAACATTTTCGCAGAAGAAAACGAAAACTAAGAAATGAAtcaaaaaaaatcgaaaaataaaaactataaaatggtaaattactaatttgcataccttaattgaagagaagaggaagatttcGCAGAATAAATCGAAGGTTTTTCGAaggttttgaaggtttttcgaaGATTTCGCAGAAGAGAAAGTCCCTGTTCTTCAAAAAAACcgaatttgcattttttttttacttgcccTATTTTTTCCGGCTTGATATCCAGACCATTAGATCTTTGAGAAATCGACGGctcaaaatccttctcacccttctcattttcataccccttctcattggatccctcccctatatatatatatatatatatatatatatagttcatTAGCTATTACAAGcggttttttttttacttttaaagaAAATAGTTGTTCATCTCCTTCTGGGTATATTCTTTGacattttctcttcttttcttcaacattttcttgctctttcttaatttttttaagggCTTTTCTCTATCTTACTGCATCACTCTCTCAGCCTACATCTTGATTCTTCATATTCAAGCTTGTAAGtactaatttttgtttttgatttattagtttAATGTATAaggattttttgatttttgcgatcttgtttttgattttttcatttGTACTTTTATTTTTGAAGCTGGTTTAtttcttgaatatatttttattttagatcttGTTGTTGATATTTCTTCCAATTGTTTTTCGATCTTcatattttagggtttttttagttagattttgatttctttgatgtttttttttttttttttttttttttttttttttaagttttgtggttgattttgcaaattgattttattttgaggAGGAAAGATTTTTTCAAATCCTATCATTTTCTCattattgaagaagacaatgAAGGTAAGTTAGAGTTTCATAATTATAGTGTTGATTGTGTTAGTATTATTGAAGTTTGTGTGTTTACTTTTGTTAGTTCAATGATGGTTGATTGATGCACAGTGTGTGCTAATCCCATTGTTTCTTACTAGTTATGAAGTTATTTTTGACTTTGTTaatattttctctttatttttcctTATACTAATCTGTTTATGACTCATTAAGCCTATTAACTCAATTGGCAGAGCACTCTATTCTTTGTATGGATTGTATGGAGTATGTAGGTTCAAATCCTACATAGgctattattttgtattttgtattttgtaaaAACAATATGACCAATTTTTGTGATATTATTGAACATGTTAATCTTATTTTCCAACATTTTGATCTCATttgtaaaaatagtaaatcggctgttttgaatttgtttttccACAATTTCATATAAGGAGATAGTATCTCATTATAATTATAGTATCTTTTACTAAGAatgtaatgacccgtcttaatatagggtgtatACACtctcataaataaaaaataaaacatctaaacttcaacttaatgttttaggtaaccctacactctcttagtcttattccccagtcgatccgagtgaattcaatcatcacctgcaacaactaaacagCAAATTACCACTTATTGGCCAataactagactgtccttaacaccaaggttcaaatttaaacaaaaaactaatgtgatgcttaattaaaattcaaatcaattaacaacgattcaaccatacaagccaaaccgatagagtcaaataatgttgatcaattcaattaataccaaagtaggataaccaaatcaattaaaatcaaggataatttttccaaaacaatttaacaaaatcaagttaacaatattttcaagtcgtacttggaacggacgcagtgaacaaattcgcggcccactaagcctagataaagtcagggcgaaccttGGGTTAACCACAATGATATAgccctgtctaagaatggccaatctctcttGTTTTtcgaagatccagcataacaagaacgacaactaaatctaaaactaatcTACTATAGACGTGTTGTCCAATCGAAcgaaccactatggacttacccaacgatttccaaataacaacaaaaccaatgttcataaggaacaaTTATGGATTTatccttaagaacccaaaagccacaatgaccatttccaaaataccaaaactcctaaggagtagttcaaaaccaatcaagatcaaaatcatacagtttaagttgtaatgtctgagtttggaataaggataattcgaacttaatcaagaatacaccttacaacaactcttggcaagaatatactacagacagtgttattttattcttaagtataaacttgtcgacaagcaacaaaatagttttataaaccatcacaataaaatcacataaccattataatagtcaacaaaagtcaatggtcatggtcaaagtcaatgccaaagtcaagttttctatttacatgactttaacaacaaatggtcataaactatctaattagaataaataagtagtacatgaaattaacacataaccaagcaattaggtacatgaccaaaatgaattaataaattaaatcagattttaattcctcttaaactaaataaattcacaaaatttaaattaactagtttaagccattattaagtaataattttgtaaaattaaacccaaactcattaaattaaatattaaatgattacCAACTAACTAGATACTGAATTAGATCACATGAAATTAGATTTTAACCTTTTAGCTAATTCACTTAACACTTTACTCATAAAttagttaatttaattaacCAAAATGAAACTAGaccaattatattaaataattttactaaaataattattagacttaaattaatgataaaacttaattttagactcaaatttaaataatttacgtggctaactaataataaaataaattctggAAATAAACTGTCAATTAATCGCAATAGTTGAATAATTACTagaaatttcattttaattagatTAATTGGCCCGAATTAAgcaaaattaatttacactattacctactgattataacatattttattgttaaaataatgtggaaataaattaaaaatcaataaattacagccaaattactattaaataaaaagtgcagATTTTctagattttcataataatttaaaataaaataattcaaattacgaaaattaattttaaccaattctaaattaaatctatgttataagacatcatagaaaattaaaataacaataatatatgcacgaaaataattaaagcaaaatttacaatataaaaccgaattaatcaacttaaattataattaattctaaacaagacttccATGTTTgattaagaaactaagtgaggaaaaatctagttacctggataactgaggaaagtaataatctttaaaagattaaagaaaactccaagaaaatgacccaaataatttgcaaaataaattccttgaagtaagtttgaataattcaaaataagtcttcaaaagtagcccaaaaatatgataatattttggcacttgaaaaaaatgaagcaagtattttgttatgtttttttttgagagagaaaagaatgagagaaagaaagtttatgagttagtttatgaatgaatgaaaaattacataacAATAGGCCAGTATTTATAagaggggaaaaaccatcccaaaagacttctcataatggaaaaaaaatgaaaagatttgaaggatgttcatgcattcattccattctagaatgtaccaaataattaagcatgaattagaatcaattaacctaattaaacactaattttacaaccctatcatgataataatgtactaaaaaaatatttagtcctcctaatttaaaacttgttaccacaagttggtccaaaaataaataactaggacatataatagtagtacataaatttaattaaaataatatattaactcaacaacaacaacaataacaataacaatagtaatagtaatagtaatagtaataataataataataataataataataataataataataaaaataataataataataataataataataacttacgcacattttaaatcacattataaagcataaaagagatagttataataaatcataaataatatcataataaattattttaaattaaaagactagacttaaagaaaagtaactagaaagaggaataaaatggaaattatgccatagagaaaattcggggcattacaaaGAATATAGTAACTTTTTCCTAAGAACATAATATGTCAAAAACTTTTACaagaacataataatattttacaaaGAACATAGTATATCTTGTAATAAGAAAACAGTAAAGCAATAGTAAATAAATAGTCAACTTTAACCAGACATCCTCATCTTAACCATCTATtcatttataagaaaaatatagtttcGAATTAGTTTTTTTACAATTACATATAAGGAGACAGTAACTTAACACAATTTTAGTATTCTTTACtaataacataataattttttttacggatatttcatgatataccattgagtttctCCGAAATTCActatataccacacaaaatgttttaattcaccatataccattgagttttcgttcgttagcacagaataccattaatgacaactgccgtcagtgtgccatttgtggtaaattaccagtatgcccttacgcattcaactggcgccattgttaggGTTGACTTGCCCAAACACAACATATGTCTTCAAAAAATTAACACCCACCTCAAATTGTATATCATTTAATCCAAAAGAGATGATGGCATATGTTAGTCTGATAGACTGATAGTATGTTCCAAGTCATCAGAGGTTCAAGAATGATCTCATACCTACAGGAACATCAAAACTCTGCAGCAATTGAACAATGGACCTCGCATCCAATTGTTTCCGACATGTTTTCCCAACAGATACTTTCACATATGGAGAATCAAACACCTGGAAAGGTAGAATAGATCAATAACAACACTAGTAAAAAAACCTAATGTAGAGCATCCACAAACCAAGCAGAataaccaaatggaacaactccACCCAAATTTTGGCACTCAAGGAAGTGTATATTGCAATTAATTAGTGTACAGAATACATATAAACCATATAaagcatcaaaatcaaacttttACAATAAACAAAAGTTATCCAGATGATAATTCAATCAAACTCACCAAAATTAAACCAatttgcaacaaaaaaaaaaaagaaaagtaaaagtaaaaaaatcaaaccaaaaacaCCCAATTGAAAAAAAGAATTCAATTTATGCTAAAAGTTACTTACTTGAGCAGAAATAATACCATTACAATCAAATTTCAACAGAGATAAAGCACCAGAAACATTTAGGTCAACACCAATAACCCATTCCGACCCACCATTTACTTCAACTCCTTCATTTCTGTTGCTATTTATTCCATTAATTGAGAGTGAAGATAACCAATTTTCTTTAAGTATTTGGgaattaatttttgaaatagtACTGGTTTTAGTAATGGGTTTTCCATTGAGAGCTTGAATTACTTCAATGGTGTTTTCTACATGGTGTGAAGTAGTGTAAAAGAAGCGGAATCTAAGAGACTTTGAGAAGAGGGAAGTTGGTTTAAGGTAAAATTTTGAAGAGGAAGAAAGTGGGTTCATGAAATTTGGTGGTAGAATCAGCTGTTGGAAATATTTgttctcaaaaaaaaatgtaatggtatatggtgaattaataatttaccacaaacggcacactgacggcagttgtcattaatggtattctgtactaacggacgaaaactcaatgatatatggtgaattaaaatattttgtgtggtatatggtgaatttcggagaaactcagtggtatatcatgaaatatccgttgtTTCTAACAACATAGTGTGTCAAAATCTTTTATAAGAACATTCTAACATTTGAATAAGATTATAGAatcttgtaataaaaaaaacaataaagcaatattaaaaaaaaatattcatcttCAACCAAACATCCTCATTTTAACCATCTGTTCATCCTTATCTTAATCATCTCTTCATTAAACATAAgcaagttacaattttaaatttgtttttttaccaTTACATATATAAGGAGATAATAACTCATTATAATCATAGTATTCTTTTTTAAGAACACAGTAACTtattctaagaacatagtaaaacttttaaaacatactatatttttattaagaACATGACATTACATATATGAAGAGACAGATTTAGCCCAACAAATAGGAGCCTATGTAGGATTGGAACCTACATCCCTTGTGCAATGTAAGCACAGTTTCATAATGCTCGACCAAATTGAGCTAATAGgcttaaaattataaaagatagaAAGCTTTTCCAAGGACATAGTAACCTTCTTCATGCACATAGTAATCTTTCTTTGGGTATACTGATTCACATAAGATTTTCCCTAGTTTCATCCCCAAAGAAAGGTACTATGGGATTAAGAGGAAGAACACAGAAGTGGAAACCCAGAAGCAGTCTAACAAATGAACGACAAATTTGATTcccaaaatccaaaaaaaatcagaattccTAAAACCAAGAATCTAAATGAACACATAGTCATCGTTTTCAAtttatttctctatttttcaatttgttaAACCAATTTctctttattaattaatattttacaaCTGAAAACCTTAAATCGTTTTCCCCAATTTGAAATAAACCTTGAAATGCCACAAAtcgaaaaatcaaaacaaaaaatgagTAGAAAacttacttgattattagcaaTGATAACCAAAATGTCttgaattattcaaaaatctaaacaaacTCAgggttttttttacatattttctgAGAGAGAAGGGTGAGAAGTGTATTTGTTGGTTTTTGAAGAGAGAGAAACGTGAAAGGGATGTTTTTTGCTATAAATGAACCggttctttttaatttttttgaagcgATAGATCTTTCTTAGATCAATTGCTGTAAATCATTCTCATCCTTTTCATTTCAAGACCCCTTCtttattaaattgaaattttgctaaagaatcataaatgattataaataaatactcacCCACAACTCATCTAATAAATTaagattttgttaaagaattaggatttcattaaaaaaaaactttatcaaTCTAATTGTATGAACACAATCcttttaacaattaaattttgttaaaagattATGAACTCATGGAAAACTAAACATGAATATGAATCATAATAAACCATATAAAGGTaacacatgaatataattcttctaacaaattaacttgtgttaaagaattataaatcataagaaaCTATATAAAATTAACACATGACTAAAATTCtcctaataaattaaattttgttagagaattATGATTCAtaagaaattatataaatttaacacatatatataattctcctaacaaattaaattttgttaaagaattatgaattataagagatgataaaatttaatacatgaatataattcttttaacaaattagattttgttaaagaattacaAACCATAAGACACTTATATAGAAAAACTAAAACATGattataattcttctaacaattaaactttattagaaaatcataaatcataagaacctttataaaattaaaacataaacataattcTATTAACAAATTACATCTTGTTATAGCGTTATAATTTATGAAAAACTatataatctaaaaaaaataaaactcatgAACAACTTctctttaacaaaataaattttataaaagaatCAAGATCTTACAATTTTTTAGGATCAAGATCACCCAAAACCAACACAAGATATTTTTCCTCACTTATTCTCACTTTTTTCCTCCTTGATAGAATGATATTGGAATATGATAaagatttttctaattttttctttgGTTATAGAACCCACAttcaaaaactaaattaaatccTCATAATGTCTAACTTTAAAACCTAGGTTAATTGTCCATTAAGTGTATTTAGGGAGGAGTTACATGAACTCCTCCACTATACACCCCAACCGGCCAAACCCATCAATTaccttcttttttttaaatttttttctttttaaatctaTGTATTTATTGTTCGGATTAATTTGTTAGACGCAAAAGTCGTTACATGATAAACAAAGgtataatcaaataattatttaatatatttaatcgactaattatttattaataattcatttttttctttttaaaaaaatcgataatttaacggggtgttacaatatagtaacataattaatattcaataataatataaatcttTGTAAATTAAGCATCATATTAATGTTATACCTTATATTACCTTCAAAAACCGCAAGCTAACATACGAATGACGGAGTTTGGATATAATGAAATAAGGAAATGTTGAtgtatttatagaacataataacaacgactattttcaactttataatggttatttttctatttcataaCGACTAGTTCAAAGACTTGACAAAGAGAgaaagtcaaaaaaagtcaacttATATGTTCGcttttagtaacagcgaacaaaggaaGACATggtcaaaacaggtcaaatCTTTATTAACTGTTACTTTCGCTGTTAAGTAACAGTGAACATATaccttgactttttttgactttctctctttgttcgctgttacttaCATCGAGTACACCCAAACCTCAAGTCTAGGAAAAAAAGTGCTTATCTTAGGAAATAATTTTTCACATTGCTTATTGTTtgactttttattatcattttgcttatttagttcaaattttcacaaaatgTTGGGACTTGGAGTCTCTGATTAGGCCCAATTTTTCAACACTTGGTCTTGGGAGTAACCGTCTCAGTATGAGACAAACCATTTTCTTTCCAAGTTCAATTCCATtcataattttagaaaaaaggaaaaggaaaatataataattgtcaTATTTGAAAACCTTGATCACGAAATGATTTTAAAACCGCCAAAAACTTCAAGCTCGACAATaggaaagaaaataataaagatttGCACATTcaatttttcacaaatctcTATAAATCATTAAGGAACTATCAAGAACTTCTACATTTCATCTGTGCAACTCCATAAATCTCTCTTATGAAGGATTTAATAAATGAATTTGAGATGAAAATGACTTTATAGAAATTACGAAGAGATGCAGACGAAATTAAAGGCTTATTATGAAATATTGTACATAAACATGATAATGTTCAAATGATAATCTACTATTATTCAGAGTTAAGGATTGATAATGATCAACAATGATGGTGGTTTATAACGT
This Amaranthus tricolor cultivar Red isolate AtriRed21 chromosome 13, ASM2621246v1, whole genome shotgun sequence DNA region includes the following protein-coding sequences:
- the LOC130798143 gene encoding Holliday junction resolvase MOC1, chloroplastic-like, which encodes MNPLSSSSKFYLKPTSLFSKSLRFRFFYTTSHHVENTIEVIQALNGKPITKTSTISKINSQILKENWLSSLSINGINSNRNEGVEVNGGSEWVIGVDLNVSGALSLLKFDCNGIISAQVFDSPYVKVSVGKTCRKQLDARSIVQLLQSFDVPVGMRSFLNL